A genomic segment from Macrobrachium rosenbergii isolate ZJJX-2024 chromosome 30, ASM4041242v1, whole genome shotgun sequence encodes:
- the LOC136855018 gene encoding LOW QUALITY PROTEIN: interaptin-like (The sequence of the model RefSeq protein was modified relative to this genomic sequence to represent the inferred CDS: deleted 5 bases in 3 codons): MKKLKRVFGSVANLNSGRDDQPPTDLPVPLSTSRKSISGSVHGLGDHRGSYVSYESQSLDSFNSTVSAEIDPYSKQDKNFTKLHKWAFIGDVTKLKKFIRKVPVDSQDGEGKTALHHAAAQGRGDALLFLLGSKGNVETKDNNGMTPFLRAVERSQLPIVQMLVQRRVDVQVTDNQGNSSCHLAAKTGAVDLLTLLLDCGGDCDAVNSLGRTPLHLACAENQQEIVETLLRHGSSVNVVDKEGVTPLMMAAKVGSAPLVETLLEHEADVSRFDASKWSAADYARFTNHNQLHHRLSNLMKKGESSGLFSNDLLNVSDEGNSQEEEDTPAPNKKQEQDDDGAADSWSDTSEVNSIKEKPKINLTKFLPSSDESADNAAASVSDSAVGTVGPPKPPRLYASSSSLASACMDEKDDGDKDNKDPGGGDEEPKTDDSWKSSSDEEPQLKPLPLFPKDTSAITEMKEEERPIDIIASAAPRSRIEKEDLVAELGLDDMDFHSSEEVSFDDDYAVLPIGDSAKPARESRRSSSAFVGATCDESALPVGSNDQDGSHIITPLQSSRSSARSSAGRKVTATPEDPLSSSDEDIKRKPYSHRKSSPRKSPKKFKPAGMKSSIDDSDTEDEVSFRGHLGRKTSTPNRKNNESHVLTTGDISSKEDEDEADTVKSTAPQDSCLKSPSKDCLKSPSKDCLKSPSKDDILSSNKKEGNGKTKLKADKTVSNASDGSGGKLCVFPDGHVRSGTSTLSTVVGTLGREGTMQEVEELWEANPSISPKHSGSESSVENSEEHSKSVGKESRPLSGDLVRKEQISEEKNLDTDIELDQEKIIENENLLDNNSYVGQDVNDAAIKEADSINAVGSNLSRASTSPGSQKSQEMLVKFIKKSSLTKEEPLVDEVKQQIIPKEKVGSKKEKEEYKSSGGKSNSDKIKNHSATSTSPSRRGSRTGTGRTSGFGSIVFSDEDSMSQDLLTTPRFMEETDDVISAASTETEESTHINSGLKDSLLTPLSSLPDAADVSQLQDLVRELRLKLEKEYGRRTAMETRYSQLQKQEKQTHLQNDQLEQDVQRMEQEVSSLTARIKQLEYLGQREQDSSRLKDQSLEEFQLRCEELEEQCGTLCTNALRQEQLVESLMVQLQTKERVNQSLQSRLEDVSSQTKYVSMKSCQTEDVYVNTQDSNKLSSSVEVSVQTMDEDSGKVAADHMTCGEKDNDSEVVKEKLCSECLRLRDHIACETADISLQTDAEIESMANQSTFVCMETQTFQSSHDISSTGVQCVPEKEMKTCQTDNNAQSHHSQTEMTNDNCEVTLKKSFSESTSQTSYSGKVALVQTESTDFPTGVPLANGTECQNLNATEVVSTLEPVLQNFFQDFKSLVFEAMEGNQNLLQEKMDKSVANQINDLKSNMEKLLQQKSAEQTQETELKFKELSHDVSEILQRQVETVTEFCNKTALNDNSNIQEVVMQANNGLDSKFQDLRQAVGEMKQTQDSSEGKVAFQLENILKDAGQSNERIMKTLEDFQRENLNASNEICDKFNQLMSDLANIRKSIQNLIHSEDRSFTEDNMKDIINRLNLVEKSLMVSIEKSHASQDVSSLESELCRINDGIHKKLSALQLSVQTVASAGRVDEDALDLCLEKLRENNKQLLNVFRAKASESTTNISEVIEENFHIIQEHLRKVQQSLAQRLNELSQDFSHTEDKMSCTSKQINEMASQVAGIQNNLLHIQSSLEALQSLPPAGGVLDEALVTSLRAGSEQVVSSLTFQYQSIIRLLESLQSEVHNTAMKAHGSEDKTEIRHLKERLCEKEEEISGLRGSQESLQKKLRDQVSNLEHSQRKEEELQQKSESLVKKLHQFEHNLREAEEELKREKLKAASYNEDLIKLQQENFQLSTESNKLTSRLNSEQHQKHLYENELQSLREAREAAETRVQDLMIQLNHERLQVQRTPPSGRDKDEDIILAKQKEIQELEVAKKKMETLYNEKCAKLQHLELQLKENEAQLALEESSRDDLEKQLKKAKTTVERLQKALSEATAEQAALQDLEDNNKELEETLKSSELAMDTLRKKVESINKEKLQLKQDIMLLKEEKLSFEMIKQEKVACEEMQKNGSQLRVLPCRISDDYIPKTRLDHLKRELEQKYQLELSTKISELNHLLKEQSHLQESQAKAKESQEQGLKGEISRLSEEVLRLKALLSIHEEEKTSWKARHDRLMNLYQQQAIPQKSSYTKKREDSLSINLREINAHLQSPLASSTLLGRLTPPTSLNPSKAPCNIDSYHYTHSDSMDRMLQKCLKVAETDHSRYLSTSDDKPHARISPMQSSHQSLQDALPSLDKSCEAYVDLLNKKYCL; encoded by the exons atgaagaaacttaAGCGAGTCTTTGGATCTGTTGCAAATTTAAATAGTGGCCGAGATGACCAGCCCCCGACAGATCTTCCAGTACCATTGAGCACTTCACGTAAAAGCATATCAGGATCTGTCCACGGCCTTGG TGATCACCGGGGTTCTTATGTCAGCTATGAATCTCAGTCACTGGACTCATTCAACAGCACAGTCTCTGCAGAGATTGATCCATATAGTAAACAAGATAAGAATTTTACAAAACTTCACAAGTGGGCCTTCATTGGCGATGTCACCAAGCTTAAGAAGTTCATCAGAAAG gTTCCTGTTGATTCACAAGATGGAGAAGGAAAGACAGCACTGCACCATGCGGCAGCCCAGGGTAGAGGAGATGCCCTTCTGTTCTTGTTGGGTAGCAAGGGGAATGTTGAAACGAAGGACAATAACGGTATGACTCCATTTCTTCGTGCCGTTGAAAGATCCCAGTTGCCCATAGTTCAAATGCTTGTACAGCGAAGG gTTGATGTGCAAGTTACTGATAATCAGGGAAATAGCAGTTGTCACTTAGCAGCAAAAACAGGTGCAGTTGATCTCCTAACACTCTTACTAGATTGTGGAGGTGACTGCGATGCTGTAAATTCGCTGGGGCGAACTCCCCTCCATTTGGCATGCGCTGAAAATCAGCAGGAGATAGTAGAAACTCTTCTCAGACATGGTTCCAGTGTTAATGTCGTAGATAAAGAAGGTGTCACACCTCTTATGATGGCTGCCAAAGTGGGTAGTGCTCCCCTAGTAGAAACACTTCTAGAGCATGAAGCAGATGTATCCCGCTTTGATGCAAGCAAATGGTCAGCTGCTGATTATGCTCGGTTCACTAATCACAATCAGTTGCACCATCGATTATCCAACCTTATGAAGAAAGGGGAAAGTTCAGGgctattttcaaatgatttattgAATGTGAGTGATGAAGGTAATAGTCAGGAGGAAGAAGATACTCCTGCACCAAATAAAAAGCAAGAGCAA GATGATGATGGAGCTGCTGATTCTTGGAGTGATACAAGTGAAGTGAATTCTATAAAGGAAAAACCCAAGATCAACTTGACAAAGTTTCTCCCTTCATCGGATGAGTCTGCTGATAATGCTGCTGCCAGTGTCTCTGACTCGGCCGTAGGCACAGTTGGGCCACCTAAGCCTCCAAGGTTATATGCTAGTTCATCAAGTTTGGCGTCTGCATGCATGGATGAAAAAGATGATGGGGACAAAGATAACAAGGACCctggaggaggagatgaagaaccAAAAACAGACGATTCATGGAAGTCATCATCGGATGAAGAGCCTCAGTTAAAGCCGTTGCCTTTGTTCCCTAAAGATACTTCTGCTATTACagaaatgaaggaagaagagagacctATTGATATAATTGCAAGTGCTGCCCCTCGATCTCGGATTGAAAAGGAAGACCTTGTGGCCGAGTTAGGTTTA GATGACATGGATTTTCATTCATCTGAAGAGGTATCTTTTGATGATGATTACGCAGTACTTCCTATTGGAGATTCTGCAAAACCAGCAAGGGAAAGCCGAAGAAGCTCCTCAGCTTTTGTTGGTGCCACTTGTGATGAAAGTGCCTTGCCTGTAGGATCAAATGATCAAGACGGTTCACACATTATTACTCCGCTACAATCATCAAGATCATCAGCACGAAGTAGTGCAGGTAGGAAAGTCACCGCCACTCCTGAAGATCCTTTATCATCTTCTGATGAAGATATAAAAAGGAAGCCTTATTCTCACAGGAAATCCTCACCAAGAAAATCTCCAAAGAAATTCAAGCCTGCAGGGATGAAATCTAGTATTGATGATAGTGATACAGAGGATGAAGTATCTTTTCGTGGTCATTTGGGTAGGAAAACTTCAACAccaaataggaaaaataatgaaagtcatGTCCTGACAACTGGAGATATTAGCAGCAAAGAGGATGAAGATGAAGCTGATACTGTGAAATCTACAGCTCCTCAAGACTCGTGTTTGAAATCTCCCAGTAAAGACTGTTTGAAATCTCCCAGTAAAGACTGTTTGAAATCTCCCAGTAAAGACGACATACTTTCTTCAAACAAGAAGGAAGGGAATGGAAAGACCAAATTGAAAGCAGATAAGACAGTGAGCAATGCATCAGATGGTAGTGGGGGTAAGTTGTGTGTATTTCCAGATGGTCATGTGAGGTCTGGGACAAGCACTTTGTCAACAGTTGTTGGAACACTAGGAAGGGAAGGCACTATGCAAGAGGTGGAGGAGTTGTGGGAGGCTAATCCAAGTATAAGCCCTAAACATTCTGGTTCAGAGAGTAGTGTAGAGAACTCTGAAGAGCATTCTAAATCTGTAGGAAAAGAATCACGTCCTTTGTCTGGTGATTTGGTAAGGAAGGAAcaaatttctgaagaaaaaaatttagatacTGACATTGAACTGGATcaagagaaaataatagaaaatgaaaatcttttagaTAACAACAGTTATGTAGGACAAGATGTTAATGATGCTGCCATTAAAGAGGCAGACTCTATAAATGCTGTAGGCTCAAATTTGAGCAGAGCGTCAACATCACCAGGCTCACAGAAATCCCAAGAGATGCTGGTa aaattcattaaaaagtCATCTTTAACAAAGGAGGAACCTTTAGTAGATGAAGTTAAGCAGCAGATTATTCCAAAGGAAAAAGTGGGAAgtaaaaaggagaaggaagaatacAAGAGCTCAGGTGGGAAGAGTAATTCTGATAAGATAAAGAACCATTCTGCAACAAGCACATCTCCCAGCAGAAGAGGGTCCAGAACTGGTACGGGTCGCACCAGTGGGTTCGGCAGCATTGTTTTCAGTGATGAAGACTCCATGTCTCAAGATCTGCTCACAACCCCACGTTTTATGGAGGAAACTGATGATGTCATTTCAGCGGCTTCCACAGAGACTGAAGAGAGTACGCATATCAACTCTGGTTTAAAGGATTCCCTGTTGACTCCATTATCATCACTGCCTGATGCAGCTGATGTCAGCCAGCTTCAGGATTTGGTTCGAGAGTTACGGCTGAAGCTAGAAAAGGAGTATGGTCGAAGGACTGCCATGGAAACCAGATATTCCCAGTTacagaaacaggaaaaacaaacacATTTGCAGAATGATCAGTTAGAGCAGGATGTACAACGTATGGAGCAAGAA GTTTCCAGTTTGACTGCCCGCATCAAGCAGCTGGAATACTTAGGCCAGCGTGAGCAAGATTCATCCCGTCTTAAAGATCAGAGCCTTGAGGAATTTCAGTTACGTTGTGAGGAACTTGAGGAACAATGTGGCACCTTGTGTACAAATGCGCTTCGACAAGAGCAGCTAGTAGAATCTCTAATGGTGCAGCTGCAAACTAAAGAACGTGTCAACCAAAGCTTGCAGAGTAGATTGGAAGATGTCTCTTCACAGACTAA gTATGTGTCAATGAAGAGTTGCCAGACCGAGGATGTATATGTAAACACCCAAGATAGCAACAAACTTTCAAGTAGTGTTGAAGTTTCTGTTCAAACAATGGATGAGGATTCAGGGAAGGTTGCTGCAGACCACATGACGTGTGGTGAAAAGGATAATGATTCAGAGGTTGTTAAAGAAAAGCTATGTTCAGAGTGTCTCAGGCTAAGAGATCACATTGCTTGTGAAACTGCTGATATTTCATTGCAAACTGATGCAGAAATTGAGAGTATGGCTAATCAGTCCACCTTTGTGTGTATGGAGACGCAGACATTTCAGTCTTCTCATGATATTTCTAGTACTGGAGTGCAGTGTGTGCccgagaaagaaatgaaaacttgcCAAACTGACAATAACGCACAGTCGCATCATTCGCAAACGGAAATGACAAACGATAATTGTGAAGTTActctaaaaaaatcttttagtgaATCAACCAGTCAGACCTCATATTCAGGAAAGGTTGCTTTGGTTCAAACAGAGAGTACGGATTTTCCTACTGGTGTGCCTCTGGCAAATGGTACAGAATGTCAAAATTTAAATGCCACTGAAGTGGTATCAACTCTTGAACCTGTTTTGCAAAATTTCTTTCAGGATTTCAAATCACTTGTTTTTGAAGCAATGGAGGGTAATCAGAACTTGTTGCAAGAGAAAATGGATAAATCAGTTGCCAATCAGATTAATGATTTGAAAAGTAATATGGAAAAATTGTTGCAGCAAAAGTCTGCTGAGCAAACACAGGAAACTGAACTGAAGTTCAAGGAATTATCACATGATGTGAGTGAAATTCTCCAGAGACAGGTTGAGACTGTGACAGAATTTTGCAACAAGACTGCActgaatgataatagtaatattcaAGAGGTTGTGATGCAAGCAAACAATGGTCTTGATTCAAAATTTCAAGATCTGAGGCAAGCAGTAGGAGAAATGAAGCAGACCCAGGATAGCAGTGAAGGAAAGGTTGCATTTcagttggaaaatattttgaaagatgcTGGACAATCTAATGAACGAATTATGAAGACTCTTGAAGATTTTCAGAGAGAAAATTTGaatgccagtaatgaaatatgTGACAAGTTTAATCAGCTGATGTCCGATTTAGCCAACATTCGAAAATCCATCCAGAATTTAATTCATTCTGAAGATAGGAGTtttacagaagataatatgaaagatattattaatagGCTTAACTTGGTCGAAAAGTCGTTAATGGTATCTATTGAGAAGAGCCATGCCTCCCAAGATGTGTCTTCCCTTGAAAGTGAGCTCTGTAGAATTAATGATGGCATTCATAAGAAGTTATCGGCACTTCAGCTTAGTGTACAGACAGTTGCTTCAGCAGGTAGAGTGGATGAAGATGCTCTGGACTTGTGCCTTGAAAAATTAAGGGAGAATAATAAGCagcttttaaatgttttcagagCAAAAGCTTCAGAGTCCACAACGAACATCAGTGAAGTTATTGAGGAAAATTTCCACATAATTCAAGAACATCTACGCAAGGTTCAGCAGTCTCTAGCACAAAGGCTTAATGAGCTATCCCAGGATTTCAGTCATACTGAAGATAAGATGTCTTGTACCAGcaaacaaattaatgaaatggCAAGTCAGGTGGCTGGAATTCAAAACAATCTCTTGCACATACAGTCATCTTTGGAAGCTTTGCAGAGCCTCCCGCCTGCTGGTGGTGTTTTAGATGAGGCATTAGTTACATCTTTGAGAGCAGGCAGTGAACAAGTGGTATCCTCATTAACATTCCAATACCAGAGTATAATTCGACTTCTGGAATCACTGCAGAGTGAAGTACATAACACCGCTATGAAGGCACATGGGTCCGAGGACAAAACGGAAATTCGTCATCTAAAGGAAAGACTGtgtgaaaaagaagaggaaatctCAGGTCTTCGTGGTTCACAAGAGTCATTGCAGAAAAAATTGAGGGACCAG GTATCAAACTTAGAGCACtcacaaaggaaagaagaagaattgcaGCAAAAGTCTGAGAGTCTTGTGAAGAAATTACACCAGTTTGAGCATAACTTAAGAGAGGCGGAAGAAGAACTCAAGAGGGAAAAATTGAAAGCTGCGTCATACAACGAAGACTTGATAAAATTACAGCAGGAAAACTTTCAGTTGTCCACGGAAAGCAACAAACTCACCTCACGGTTGAATTCCGAACAGCACCAGAAGCATTTGTACGAGAATGAATTGCAGAGTCTTCGAGAAGCTAGAGAAGCAGCGGAAACTAGAGTTCAGGATTTGATGATACAGCTGAATCATGAACGACTGCAAGTGCAACGCACCCCTCCATCAGGGAGGGATAAGGATGAAGATATTATATTGGCCAAGCAGAAAGAAATACAAGAGCTTGAAGTagcaaagaagaaaatggaaacactTTATAATGAGAAATGTGCCAAATTACAGCACTTGGAATTGCAGCTGAAGGAAAATGAGGCTCAGCTAGCTTTGGAGGAAAGTAGTAGAGATGACTTGGAAAAACAACTGAAGAAGGCAAAGACAACAGTAGAAAGATTGCAGAAGGCACTTTCAGAAGCTACTGCGGAGCAGGCAGCTTTGCAGGATTTAGAAGATAACAATAAGGAACTGGAGGAAACATTAAAGTCGAGTGAACTGGCAATGGATACGTTGAGAAAGAAAGTAGAatctattaataaagaaaaattacagttaaaacaAGACATAATGCTTTTGAAGGAAGAAAAGCTGTCCTTCGAAATGATTAAGCAGGAGAAAGTTGCCTgtgaagaaatgcaaaaaaatggaAGTCAGTTGCGGGTTTTGCCTTGCAGGATTTCGGATGATTACATTCCCAAGACCAGATTGGATCACTTGAAAAGAGAATTGGAACAAAAGTATCAACTGGAATTGAGTACAAAAATATCAGAACTGAATCACCTCCTGAAGGAGCAAAGTCATCTGCAGGAATCTCAGGCTAAGGCTAAAGAATCTCAAGAGCAAGGCTTAAAAGGTGAAATCAGTAGATTATCTGAAGAGGTGCTGAGACTGAAGGCTTTGTTAAGTATCCATGAAGAGGAAAAGACCTCGTGGAAGGCTCGGCATGATCGACTGATGAATCTTTACCAGCAGCAGGCTATACCTCAGAAGTCATCATACACAAAAAAGCGTGAAGATTCGTTATCAATAAATCTAAGGGAAATAAATGCTCATCTTCAG TCGCCATTAGCCTCCTCAACACTTCTGGGAAGACTGACACCACCGACGTCATTGAATCCTTCAAAGGCTCCGTGTAATATTGACAGTTATCATTACACTCACTCTGATAGCATGGACCGTATGCTTCAGAAGTGTCTCAAGGTTGCTGAGACTGATCATTcaag GTATTTATCAACTTCCGATGATAAACCTCATGCAAGGATATCTCCAATGCAATCGTCCCACCAATCCCTGCAAGATGCATTACCAAGCCTTGATAAATCTTGTGAAGCGTATGTTGATTTactgaacaaaaaatattgtcTGTGA